The following proteins are encoded in a genomic region of Phragmites australis chromosome 9, lpPhrAust1.1, whole genome shotgun sequence:
- the LOC133927966 gene encoding glyoxylase I 4-like, with translation MSSRTSRASACLAEPRPIKPTLTAETEHFLPGTAQQQSSSGKAFAGGRAQASPSPASAYRHSRTSLSVATGGEQQLITAQEPAQKPDYEVVSIHHVGILCENLERSMSFYKDLHGLMVNPARPTDKLPYRGAWLWVGSEMIHLMELPHPDTLTGRPEHGGRDHHTCIAIKDVLKLKEKFEKASIFMNPYFPCLLVIQYTGCD, from the exons ATGTCGAGCCGGACCAGTCGTGCCTCGGCGTGCCTTGCCGAGCCG AGGCCCATCAAGCCCACGCTCACAGCGGAAACGGAGCATTTCCTTCCTGGAACAGCGCAGCAGCAATCCAGCTCCGGGAAGGCCTTCGCGGGGGGCAGGGCGCAGGCTTCCCCCTCCCCCGCCTCCGCGTACCGCCATTCGCGGACCAGCCTGTCGGTTGCCACCGGTGGGGAGCAGCAGCTCATCACGGCGCAGGAGCCGGCCCAGA AACCTGATTATGAGGTGGTTAGCATTCACCATGTTGGAATTCTCTGTGAAAATCTTGAAAGATCAATGTCGTTCTACAAGGACCTCCATG GTCTTATGGTGAATCCAGCCAGGCCAACTGACAAGCTGCCGTACAGAGGCGCTTGGCTCTGGGTTGGTTCTGAGATGATCCACTTGATGGAGCTGCCACATCCTGATACATTGACAGGACGCCCTGAGCATGGTGGACGCGATCATCATACCTGTATAGCAATTAAAGATGTATTGAAGctgaaagaaaaatttgaaaaagCTAGTATATTTATGAATCCTTATTTTCCTTGTCTGCTAGTTATACAATACACTGGCTGCGATTGA
- the LOC133928565 gene encoding protein ALP1-like, with protein sequence MGTFLTPSPSFQPIFAAPADDDSDLFYLALHAMYDDVGAHPQPAGSFAADATTLPTFFVHEQDQHDVMPFPPPIFVDPAPALSPSASGRHGFLYENEASTSRPAKRRRRLKMASSPCGSGGDSSGPAAATTRPGRRVWVRERSTEWWDRLSGASCPEAEFRRAFRMSRATFDALCDELRPAVAREDTALRAAVPARQRVAVCLSRLATGDPLREVSRRFGLGVSTCHSIILQVCAALTTVLMPRAIRWPDAPAAADVASRFEAASRIPGIVGAVCTTHVPIVAPNANVAAYYNRRLTERNQKASYSVAVQVVSDADGAFTDVFIGLPGSLSDAAVLGRSALCARRGEVGLVGVGEQQQRLVGGTSYPLMDWMLVPYAHRNLTWAQHEFNKRVAAAHSEARGAIWRLKARWRCLQRRTEVKMQDLLSMIGACCVLHNVCERAGEGLDPDLMNYELDHDVVAHNAVPSAASAQARDRIAHDLLHGSHADDRA encoded by the coding sequence ATGGGCACCTTCCTCACGCCTTCCCCGTCTTTCCAGCCAATCttcgccgcccccgccgacgaCGACAGCGACCTGTTCTACCTCGCCCTCCACGCCATGTACGATGACGTCGGTGCCCACCCACAGCCTGCCGGGTCTTTTGCCGCCGACGCTACTACTCTACCGACCTTCTTCGTCCACGAACAAGACCAACATGACGTGATGCCATTCCCGCCGCCGATTTTTGTTgacccggcgccggcgctgagTCCCAGCGCCAGCGGGAGGCACGGCTTCCTGTACGAGAACGAGGCTAGCACCTCGCGACCGgccaagaggaggaggcggctgaAGATGGCAAGTTCGCCGTGCGGAAGCGGCGGCGACAGCAGCGGGCCGGCGGCAGCTACGACCAGGCCGGGCCGGCGGGTGTGGGTGCGGGAGAGGAGCACCGAGTGGTGGGACCGCCTGAgcggcgcgtcgtgcccggaggccGAGTTCCGGCGGGCGTTCCGCATGTCGCGCGCCACGTTCGACGCGCTCTGCGACGAGCTGAGGCCCGCCGTCGCCAGGGAGGACACCGCGCTGCGCGCCGCCGTCCCCGCGCGCCAGCGCGTGGCCGTCTGCCTCTCGCGCCTCGCCACGGGCGATCCCCTGCGCGAGGTCTCCCGCCGCTTCGGCCTTGGCGTCTCCACCTGCCACAGCATCATCCTCCAGGTCTGCGCCGCGCTCACCACCGTGCTTATGCCCAGGGCCATCCGCTGGCCGGACGCCCCCGCCGCTGCAGACGTCGCCTCCAGGTTTGAGGCTGCGTCCAGGATCCCCGGCATCGTCGGCGCCGTCTGCACCACGCACGTCCCGATCGTCGCGCCCAACGCCAACGTCGCCGCGTACTACAACCGCCGCCTCACGGAGCGGAACCAGAAGGCGTCCTACTCCGTGGCCGTGCAGGTCGTCTCGGACGCCGATGGCGCGTTCACGGACGTCTTCATAGGCCTCCCGGGCTCGCTGTCCGACGCCGCGGTGCTTGGCAGGTCGGCATTgtgcgcgcgccgcggcgaggTCGGGCTGGTCGGGGTCGGTGAGCAGCAGCAACGGCTGGTCGGTGGCACGAGCTACCCGCTCATGGACTGGATGCTCGTGCCGTACGCGCACCGGAACCTGACCTGGGCGCAGCACGAGTTCAATAAGCGGGTCGCCGCCGCGCACAGCGAGGCGCGGGGCGCGATCTGGCGGCTCAAGGCGCGGTGGCGCTGTCTGCAGCGCCGCACCGAGGTGAAGATGCAGGACCTCCTCAGCATGATCGGCGCCTGCTGCGTCCTGCACAACGTCTGCGAGCGCGCCGGCGAGGGGCTCGATCCCGATCTCATGAACTACGAGCTCGACCACGACGTTGTGGCTCACAACGCTGTGCCCTCCGCGGCGTCGGCGCAGGCACGGGATAGGATCGCGCACGACCTCCTTCATGGCAGCCATGCCGACGATAGGGCGTAG